In Carya illinoinensis cultivar Pawnee chromosome 9, C.illinoinensisPawnee_v1, whole genome shotgun sequence, the following are encoded in one genomic region:
- the LOC122277492 gene encoding uncharacterized protein LOC122277492 isoform X1, whose amino-acid sequence MMTGTDVVGRWGTWEELLLGGAVLRHGTRDWDVVSAELRTRLVCSYPFFTPEVCKSKFEDLQQRYYGCTAWFDELRKKRMAELRRALELSEGSIGSLESKLESLKAEKGDDCHAGYHSSQTESLVPFQERVESSGKEMSKDGLSAGSFTEEIQLNWSAECRIPVVVSAEEMETKPETSQPSEREKISSTEKLTETLYGGRGGSLRKRRGKRKRKDCSRDVKEGSVGESDFLGSVDVLTSLWCKEKATCNRGEVAESSGAGDFNKSLSKDGNDDLVGIYNSLLEDKNACVFLRRLDSQKRGRYKKMIRQHTDFNTIKSRIASHCITSASELFRDLLLLSNNSLVFYSKNTREYKSALLLRDIITQKLQQHFKYSHRTATPPNLSVKTLTPTRPVKPRSVRPGNCKASGKVADAGNAVTRTSNEGKKPSNDDSTEVESLAVTNKRFGRPRKGGRGSGNQRPVVPMKGRKRIRMRTFWCTKVYFFLLRSLLIKHCKNASYTHTTSKKES is encoded by the exons ATGATGACGGGGACGGATGTGGTAGGGAGGTGGGGTACATGGGAGGAGCTCCTTCTCGGCGGTGCAGTTCTCCGGCACGGGACCCGAGACTGGGACGTCGTCTCCGCGGAGCTCCGAACCCGACTCGTTTGTTCATATCCTTTCTTCACCCCAGAg GTATGTAAGTCCAAATTTGAGGACTTGCAACAGCGTTATTATGGATGCAC GGCCTGGTTTGATGAGCTACGGAAGAAGCGCATGGCTGAGTTGAGGCGAGCTCTAGAGCTATCTGAAGGCTCAATTGG GTCCCTGGAATCAAAACTCGAGTCTCTCAAGGCAGAGAAAGGAGATGACTGCCATGCTGGCTATCACTCCAGCCAGACAGAATCACTTGTTCCTTTCCAAGAGAGAGTTGAATCTTCTGGTAAAGAGATGTCCAAGGATGGACTATCTGCAGGTAGTTTCACAGAGGAAATCCAATTAAATTGGTCAGCTGAATGTCGGATTCCTGTAGTAGTGTCAGCTGAAGAGATGGAGACTAAGCCAGAAACTTCACAGCCTTCTGAGCGGGAGAAAATATCAAGCACTGAGAAGCTGACAGAGACATTATATGGGGGACGAGGAGGAAGTTTAAGAAAGAGGagggggaaaagaaagagaaaggattgCAGTAGAGATGTCAAAGAAGGTAGTGTTGGAGAGAGTGACTTTTTGGGTTCAGTGGATGTTTTAACCTCCTTATGGTGTAAAGAAAAAGCAACTTGCAACCGTGGTGAGGTTGCTGAATCTTCTGGTGCTGGTGATTTTAACAAAAGTTTGAGCAAGGATGGAAATGATGATCTGGTGGGTATTTATAATTCTCTTTTGGAGGATAAAAATGCCTGTGTATTCCTTCGACGACTTGATAGCCAG AAGAGAGGAAGATACAAGAAAATGATCCGGCAGCACACAGATTTTAACACAATAAAATCAAGAATTGCTAGCCACTGCATCACATCTGCTTCAGAACTCTTCCGAGACCTACTGCTGCTCAGTAACAACTCATTGGTGTTTTACTCCAAGAACACTAGGGAATATAAATCAGCTCTACTCCTCAGAGACATCATCACCCAAAAATTGCAGCAGCATTTCAAGTATTCTCACCGCACGGCTACCCCTCCCAATCTCTCAGTGAAAACCCTGACGCCTACCCGTCCTGTCAAACCACGAAGTGTTCGCCCTGGTAATTGCAAGGCATCGGGAAAAGTAGCTGATGCAGGGAATGCTGTTACAAGGACCTCAAATGAAGGTAAAAAACCAAGTAATGATGATTCTACCGAAGTAGAATCCTTGGCTGTGACAAATAAACGCTTTGGTCGGCCAAGAAAAGGGGGACGAGGAAGTGGAAATCAACGACCTGTTGTTCCCATGAAGGGAAGGAAGAGGATTCGAATGAG GACCTTTTGGTGTACAAAAGTTTACTTCTTCCTATTAAGATCTCTGTTGATAAAACACTGCAAGAATGCATCTTATACTCACACCACTTCCAAAAAAGAATCATAG
- the LOC122277492 gene encoding uncharacterized protein LOC122277492 isoform X2, with translation MAELRRALELSEGSIGSLESKLESLKAEKGDDCHAGYHSSQTESLVPFQERVESSGKEMSKDGLSAGSFTEEIQLNWSAECRIPVVVSAEEMETKPETSQPSEREKISSTEKLTETLYGGRGGSLRKRRGKRKRKDCSRDVKEGSVGESDFLGSVDVLTSLWCKEKATCNRGEVAESSGAGDFNKSLSKDGNDDLVGIYNSLLEDKNACVFLRRLDSQKRGRYKKMIRQHTDFNTIKSRIASHCITSASELFRDLLLLSNNSLVFYSKNTREYKSALLLRDIITQKLQQHFKYSHRTATPPNLSVKTLTPTRPVKPRSVRPGNCKASGKVADAGNAVTRTSNEGKKPSNDDSTEVESLAVTNKRFGRPRKGGRGSGNQRPVVPMKGRKRIRMRTFWCTKVYFFLLRSLLIKHCKNASYTHTTSKKES, from the exons ATGGCTGAGTTGAGGCGAGCTCTAGAGCTATCTGAAGGCTCAATTGG GTCCCTGGAATCAAAACTCGAGTCTCTCAAGGCAGAGAAAGGAGATGACTGCCATGCTGGCTATCACTCCAGCCAGACAGAATCACTTGTTCCTTTCCAAGAGAGAGTTGAATCTTCTGGTAAAGAGATGTCCAAGGATGGACTATCTGCAGGTAGTTTCACAGAGGAAATCCAATTAAATTGGTCAGCTGAATGTCGGATTCCTGTAGTAGTGTCAGCTGAAGAGATGGAGACTAAGCCAGAAACTTCACAGCCTTCTGAGCGGGAGAAAATATCAAGCACTGAGAAGCTGACAGAGACATTATATGGGGGACGAGGAGGAAGTTTAAGAAAGAGGagggggaaaagaaagagaaaggattgCAGTAGAGATGTCAAAGAAGGTAGTGTTGGAGAGAGTGACTTTTTGGGTTCAGTGGATGTTTTAACCTCCTTATGGTGTAAAGAAAAAGCAACTTGCAACCGTGGTGAGGTTGCTGAATCTTCTGGTGCTGGTGATTTTAACAAAAGTTTGAGCAAGGATGGAAATGATGATCTGGTGGGTATTTATAATTCTCTTTTGGAGGATAAAAATGCCTGTGTATTCCTTCGACGACTTGATAGCCAG AAGAGAGGAAGATACAAGAAAATGATCCGGCAGCACACAGATTTTAACACAATAAAATCAAGAATTGCTAGCCACTGCATCACATCTGCTTCAGAACTCTTCCGAGACCTACTGCTGCTCAGTAACAACTCATTGGTGTTTTACTCCAAGAACACTAGGGAATATAAATCAGCTCTACTCCTCAGAGACATCATCACCCAAAAATTGCAGCAGCATTTCAAGTATTCTCACCGCACGGCTACCCCTCCCAATCTCTCAGTGAAAACCCTGACGCCTACCCGTCCTGTCAAACCACGAAGTGTTCGCCCTGGTAATTGCAAGGCATCGGGAAAAGTAGCTGATGCAGGGAATGCTGTTACAAGGACCTCAAATGAAGGTAAAAAACCAAGTAATGATGATTCTACCGAAGTAGAATCCTTGGCTGTGACAAATAAACGCTTTGGTCGGCCAAGAAAAGGGGGACGAGGAAGTGGAAATCAACGACCTGTTGTTCCCATGAAGGGAAGGAAGAGGATTCGAATGAG GACCTTTTGGTGTACAAAAGTTTACTTCTTCCTATTAAGATCTCTGTTGATAAAACACTGCAAGAATGCATCTTATACTCACACCACTTCCAAAAAAGAATCATAG